The region CCGCCGTTGTGCTTTAAAGAGGGTGAGGAAGTTCGGCTCAGTAAAGAAAGCGAAAAAATTCTTCGCGAAAAACTTGATAAAGATACTTACGATATAATTACCAAAAACGATAAAGAAGTTGTTGTTAAATTTAAGTTGGTTGAAATAGTTCAGGAAATAAAGCAAAAGATAAACGGTGATTAAAAATGATTTTCATTTTTAATCACCGTTTTTGTGATTTGATTAAATTATGATAGTAAGTTTACTTTCAGAATGTCTTATTTCATTCTGCTTTCGTAATCAGCTATCATTTTTTTAACCATTTGACCGCCGATACTTCCGGCTTGCTTTGCTGTAAGGTCACCGTTGTAACCTTGCTTTAGGTTTACGCCTACTTCGTTAGCTGCTTCCATTTTGAACTGCTCCATAGCTTGCTTTGCCTCAGGAACTTGAATCTTGTTTTTACTCATTTTGTTTCCCTCCTTAAAACCAAAGTCTTAATCTATTTAAAATTTTGTGTCGAATTGTATCGACTACACTAATATTTTGTACATTGATGAAAATTATATTCAAAAATTTTATTAGTAATATTTAGAATATAAATATGTTGAAAAAAACGGCGTAAAATGATATAATTTAATATATTATAAAAAGAAACAGGGAGATAAATATGATAAAGGATATAGCGATTGAAAAAATGAAATCTGCGTCAAATTACGTTATTACGTTTTTGAAATGGGCGTTGATTTCAATAATAATCGGAGTGGTTGGTGGGTGCGTCGGCGCGTTGTTTCATATGAGTGTAAATTATGCGAATATTATTTTTACAATGCACGATTGGTTTGTACTGTTTCTTCCGATAGGCGGTATTATAATCGTGGCAATGTACAAAGCGTGTAAAATGCTTGAAAACAAGGGGACGGACAGTATTATTTCGTCAATAAGAAATGATGAAAAAGTACCTATTTCACTTGCACCGCTTATATTTGTAAGTACGGTTATAACTCATCTTTGCGGCGGCAGTGCCGGCAGAGAAGGTGCGGCACTTCAGCTTGGCGGAAGTATAGGAAGTAATATCGGCAGGCTTTTTAAACTTGACGAAAAAGATATACATATGGTTGTAATGTGCGGAATGAGTGCGGTGTTTTCGGCTCTGTTCGGTACACCGATAACGGCGGCTGTGTTTGCACTTGGTGTAACAAGCGTGGGAATTATGTATTATTCGGCACTTGTACCGTGTCTTATGTCGTCACTGGCGGCATTTTTGGTTACAAGATTTGCGGGACTTGAGCCGACTCAATTCGCAATCACCGTTATTCCGCAGACAGGCGTTATAACGATTTTACAGACAATACTTATTTCAGCATTGTGTGCGGAACTAAGCATAATATTCTGTACGACAATGCACTATACGGCAAGATATTTAAAAATATGGTTTAAAAATCCATATATAAGAGTAGTTGTCGGTGCGTTGGCGATAATCGCACTTACATATTTAACAGGCTCACGAGATTATAACGGTTCGGGAATGGATATAATCGAACACGCCGTTGTCGGCGGTCATGCAAAAGGTTGGGCGTGGGCATTGAAAATCGTGTTCACCGCAATAACAATCGGTGCGGGATTTAAAGGCGGAGAGATTGTTCCGACATTCTTTATCGGTGCGACATTCGGTTGTGTTGTCGGTCATTTGTTCGGTTTAAATCCGGGATTTGCGGCGGCAATCGGAATGATTGCAATGTTCTGCGGTGTGCTTAACTGTCCGATTGCGTCGATAGTTTTAAGTATTGAATTGTTCGGCTCAAAAGGCTTTATACTTTTTGCCATTGCGGCAGGTGTGAGTTATATGCTGTCGGGATATTATGGGCTGTATAGCAGTCAGAAGATTATGTATTCGAAGTTGAAAGCGGAATACATAAATAAGGATACAAAGTAAGACAACTAAAATTCCACACAGCACTACTTTTTGCTTGGGGCAGTATAAGTATACGGCACCGCAAGCTGCAAAGCAGCACTGTGAGCAATTTTATGATATACAAAAAAATAATATTTTCTAAAATTATTATTAATGAAAGGAACAAACAAATGATATTAGGCTATTCAATTTATGAACTTTTATGGCTATTCTTCATTTACGCATTTTTCGGTTGGTGTATTGAAGTAGTATTTTGCGGACTTAATGAAGGTCATTTTATAAACCGCGGTTTCCTAAACGGACCTGTTTGTCCGATATACGGTGTCGGAGGTGTGATAGTTGTATTATGTCTTACGCCGATAAAAGACAATTTATTTTTACTTTTCGTAGGCTCGGCGTTGCTTACGTCAATATTGGAACTGATTACAGGTTTTGCACTCGACAAAATATTCCACGCACGTTGGTGGGATTATACGGATATGCCGTTTAACATAGGCGGTTACATATGCCTTAAATTTTCTATATATTGGGGTTTTGTGTGTATCGCGCTTATGAAAGGTATTCACCCTGTTATACTCGGATTTGTAAGATTTATACCGCATATGTTGGGACTTGTTGCAGTTGTATTTTTTGCGGCAGTGTTTGTGGCTGACGTTATTATAACCGTTATAACCATTAATAATCTTACAAAACGTGTTAAACTTATGAATGATATTG is a window of Hominilimicola fabiformis DNA encoding:
- a CDS encoding alpha/beta-type small acid-soluble spore protein, which encodes MSKNKIQVPEAKQAMEQFKMEAANEVGVNLKQGYNGDLTAKQAGSIGGQMVKKMIADYESRMK
- a CDS encoding chloride channel protein, which gives rise to MIKDIAIEKMKSASNYVITFLKWALISIIIGVVGGCVGALFHMSVNYANIIFTMHDWFVLFLPIGGIIIVAMYKACKMLENKGTDSIISSIRNDEKVPISLAPLIFVSTVITHLCGGSAGREGAALQLGGSIGSNIGRLFKLDEKDIHMVVMCGMSAVFSALFGTPITAAVFALGVTSVGIMYYSALVPCLMSSLAAFLVTRFAGLEPTQFAITVIPQTGVITILQTILISALCAELSIIFCTTMHYTARYLKIWFKNPYIRVVVGALAIIALTYLTGSRDYNGSGMDIIEHAVVGGHAKGWAWALKIVFTAITIGAGFKGGEIVPTFFIGATFGCVVGHLFGLNPGFAAAIGMIAMFCGVLNCPIASIVLSIELFGSKGFILFAIAAGVSYMLSGYYGLYSSQKIMYSKLKAEYINKDTK
- a CDS encoding putative ABC transporter permease, yielding MILGYSIYELLWLFFIYAFFGWCIEVVFCGLNEGHFINRGFLNGPVCPIYGVGGVIVVLCLTPIKDNLFLLFVGSALLTSILELITGFALDKIFHARWWDYTDMPFNIGGYICLKFSIYWGFVCIALMKGIHPVILGFVRFIPHMLGLVAVVFFAAVFVADVIITVITINNLTKRVKLMNDIAKKIHNVSDEVGEHIYDSANDIMKKGIEIYNSENVQEIRENLDDMKEKYEHKKEEIKSKHKDDLDELKAKYDNLVKETHIFQKRIIKAFPNLTSRRYEEQLAKLKEKTWKLKKKNKK